The Sylvia atricapilla isolate bSylAtr1 chromosome 5, bSylAtr1.pri, whole genome shotgun sequence genome includes a window with the following:
- the ASCL4 gene encoding achaete-scute homolog 4 → MDSTKEDDKLLKRIAFPGALSLANSHMHPHGVPPREPFGVPFHLDPSYWEQACSRHTGCISYIPFPGYMGMYECSFEPAFIRKRNERERQRVRCVNEGYTRLREHLPKEFADKRLSKVETLRAAISYIKHLQSLLDCHPSGSAGEEALCAKECPGTPSLASPRECNSDGESKMSSASSPYSEFEETGS, encoded by the coding sequence atggaCAGCACTAAAGAGGATGATAAACTATTGAAGAGGATTGCATTTCCAGGAGCTCTGTCCCTGGCTAACAGCCACATGCACCCCCATGGGGTACCCCCGAGAGAGCCCTTTGGGGTTCCCTTCCACCTGGACCCATCTTATTGGGAGCAGGCCTGTAGCAGGCACACAGGCTGCATCTCCTACATCCCGTTCCCTGGCTACATGGGCATGTATGAGTGTTCCTTTGAGCCTGCCTTCATTCGGAAGAGGAACGAGAGGGAGAGGCAGCGGGTGCGCTGTGTCAATGAGGGCTACACTCGCCTCCGGGAGCACCTGCCCAAGGAATTCGCTGACAAGCGCCTCAGCAAAGTGGAGACCCTGAGAGCTGCAATAAGCTACATCAAACACCTGCAGAGCTTGCTGGACTGCCATCCCTCAGGCTCTGCCGGTGAGGAAGCGCTCTGTGCCAAAGAGTGCCCAGGAACTCCCAGTCTGGCTTCCCCGCGGGAGTGCAACAGCGATGGAGAGTCCAAAATGTCTTCAGCATCATCCCCCTACAGTGAATTTGAGGAGACAGGTAGCTAG